The following are from one region of the Achromobacter xylosoxidans genome:
- a CDS encoding dUTPase yields the protein MNHGVKVNNVVGLNQAQAATMLKLQGHLNSMINPDWVNGGARFLRAAFVESAEALEHYGWKWWKKQTIDLPQVQMELVDILHFYLSHTIVQSRGDIAAAAGALVADLSGPASVALDGKTHTLDQLNVPELLELIGGLAVCGRASFKVLEQTMTSCEMSWNDAYTQYVSKNVLNIFRQQHGYKEGTYIKIWNGEEDNVVLARLLSQLDPAREDFADQLHRELEQAYSRL from the coding sequence ATGAACCACGGAGTGAAAGTGAATAACGTAGTCGGATTGAACCAGGCCCAGGCGGCCACGATGCTGAAGCTGCAGGGCCACTTGAACAGCATGATCAATCCGGATTGGGTCAACGGCGGAGCCCGCTTCCTGCGCGCCGCCTTCGTCGAATCCGCCGAAGCGCTGGAACACTACGGCTGGAAGTGGTGGAAGAAGCAGACCATCGACCTGCCGCAAGTGCAGATGGAGCTGGTGGACATCCTGCACTTCTATCTGTCGCACACCATCGTCCAGTCCCGCGGCGACATCGCCGCCGCCGCCGGCGCGCTGGTCGCCGACCTGTCCGGCCCGGCTTCGGTCGCGCTGGACGGCAAGACCCACACGCTGGACCAGCTGAACGTGCCCGAGCTGCTGGAACTGATCGGCGGCCTGGCCGTATGCGGACGCGCCAGCTTCAAGGTGCTGGAACAGACCATGACGTCCTGCGAGATGAGCTGGAACGACGCCTACACGCAATACGTGTCCAAGAACGTGCTGAACATCTTCCGCCAGCAGCATGGCTACAAGGAAGGCACCTACATCAAGATCTGGAACGGCGAGGAAGACAACGTCGTGCTGGCCCGCCTGCTGTCGCAGCTGGATCCCGCGCGCGAGGATTTCGCCGACCAGCTGCATCGCGAACTGGAGCAGGCTTATTCGCGCCTCTGA
- a CDS encoding DedA family protein gives MDQYIDQIAMFIEANQAWAGPITFLLTLGESMVLLGLFIPATALMLLTGGLIGAGTLNPWAIIAWGIAGAIVGDALSYWLGRWAGPGILRRWPLKQQRSGVARARLFFYRYGFASVLIGRFLGPIRSTIPTVAGVMGMGHSRFQMANVASAILWMPLMLAPGYITARSLGTADNAQQIAMMIGAGLSVLLGCGLLIAMLRKRRVPARQRRGN, from the coding sequence ATGGACCAATACATCGACCAGATCGCGATGTTCATCGAGGCCAACCAGGCCTGGGCGGGACCGATCACCTTTCTGCTCACGCTGGGTGAATCCATGGTGCTGCTGGGCCTGTTCATCCCGGCCACGGCCTTGATGCTGCTGACCGGCGGCCTGATCGGCGCCGGCACCCTGAATCCCTGGGCCATCATCGCCTGGGGCATCGCCGGCGCCATCGTGGGCGACGCGCTGTCCTACTGGCTGGGCCGCTGGGCCGGCCCCGGCATCCTGCGCCGCTGGCCGCTGAAGCAGCAGCGCAGCGGCGTGGCGCGCGCGCGCCTGTTCTTCTACCGCTACGGCTTCGCCTCCGTGCTGATCGGCCGCTTCCTCGGCCCCATCCGCTCCACCATTCCCACCGTCGCGGGCGTCATGGGCATGGGGCACAGCCGCTTCCAGATGGCCAACGTCGCCTCCGCGATCCTCTGGATGCCGCTGATGCTGGCCCCGGGCTACATCACCGCGCGCAGCCTGGGCACGGCGGACAACGCGCAACAGATTGCCATGATGATCGGCGCGGGACTCTCGGTACTGCTAGGATGCGGGCTGTTGATAGCCATGCTGCGCAAGCGCCGGGTCCCGGCGCGCCAACGCCGCGGCAACTGA
- a CDS encoding metal-dependent hydrolase — MDSVTQAVLGAGIQGALLGRVQGRRALIYGAALATVPDLDVLMRYPDPVSLMTYHRGFSHSVFVLTGLAVFLTWLIRKYWPQAPYSGRRLFLTLWLVLVTHPVLDAFTVYGTQLFWPLALIPESWAAVFIIDPVYTVPLLLAVLFAIGFGMTLTARRLLAAALVFSTAYLGFGLAGRIAAEDRVREAMQGQGIALSELRAVPMPFNTLVWRVIAKTPDGHYYESVSSLFDSDPPEWLRQPLNLHVAQALADVPLHQRLSWFTDDWLRYDVIGNALVVTDLRMGMAGHYTFRFKMAERAAGGNWQAVTPSSWPTERGGWAELKLVLGRILHAQPPLPLAQWSELSTR, encoded by the coding sequence ATGGATTCGGTTACGCAGGCGGTGCTGGGCGCGGGCATACAGGGCGCCCTGCTGGGGCGGGTGCAGGGACGCCGGGCGCTGATCTATGGCGCGGCGCTGGCCACGGTGCCGGATCTGGACGTCCTGATGCGCTATCCGGACCCGGTGTCGCTCATGACCTACCACCGCGGCTTCTCGCACTCGGTGTTCGTGCTGACCGGGCTGGCTGTTTTCCTGACTTGGCTGATCCGCAAATACTGGCCGCAGGCGCCATACAGCGGACGCCGGCTGTTCCTGACCTTATGGCTGGTGCTGGTGACCCATCCGGTGCTGGACGCCTTCACGGTCTACGGGACGCAGCTGTTCTGGCCGCTGGCGCTCATCCCCGAAAGCTGGGCCGCCGTGTTCATCATTGACCCGGTCTATACCGTGCCGTTGCTGCTGGCGGTGTTGTTCGCCATCGGCTTCGGCATGACGCTGACGGCGCGCCGGCTGCTGGCCGCGGCGTTGGTGTTCAGCACCGCCTATCTGGGATTCGGGCTGGCCGGACGCATCGCCGCCGAGGACCGCGTGCGCGAGGCGATGCAGGGGCAGGGCATTGCGCTGAGCGAACTGCGCGCGGTGCCCATGCCTTTCAACACGCTGGTGTGGCGCGTCATCGCCAAGACGCCAGATGGCCACTATTACGAATCGGTCAGCAGCCTGTTCGACAGCGATCCGCCGGAATGGCTGCGCCAGCCGCTCAACCTGCATGTGGCGCAGGCGCTGGCGGACGTGCCGCTGCACCAGCGCCTGAGCTGGTTCACCGACGACTGGCTGCGCTACGACGTCATCGGCAATGCGTTGGTGGTCACGGACCTGCGCATGGGCATGGCGGGACATTACACCTTCCGCTTCAAGATGGCCGAACGCGCGGCGGGCGGCAACTGGCAGGCGGTGACGCCGTCCAGCTGGCCCACCGAGCGCGGCGGCTGGGCCGAACTGAAGCTGGTGCTGGGCCGCATCCTGCATGCGCAGCCGCCCTTGCCGCTGGCGCAGTGGTCGGAGCTGTCGACCAGGTAG
- a CDS encoding amidase — MSDSLCDLSAVEAARLVRTKAVSPVELVRASLERAERLQPVLNCFITLCAEEAMAEARLAEAALMRGDAAGLLHGLPYTVKDLVNTAGVRTTFGALPFSANVPAEDAVAVARLRQQGAVLIGKTTTPEFGSKSMTDSPLFGHTRNAWNLERTCGGSSGGAAAATAAGITALAVASDGGGSTRIPAACNGVVGFKQSLGAIPHSQAQDAIGNQTYVTPTTRTVADTRLMMAAMAGPHDCDPWSLGIPRVDYADAAAGPETLRGKRVRYCLAPPGRPVAADVRGAFEAALARLADLGAEVEPFDGAGFDVEPIWRVINHTVWRTRFLPLIEREPDAYSPTFRRQIATAAAFSAQQYQEAMFARTALYRKVQALFGQADLLAMPTMSRTALPLGTDIFDTMDIDGRPYGDIRAHWYPWTMLFNLTGHPAISVPCGLGQDGLPIGLQLVAPCHADLPLLQAAEAYEQARAPLPRPPAIA, encoded by the coding sequence ATGAGCGACTCTCTTTGCGACTTGAGCGCGGTCGAGGCCGCGCGCCTGGTCCGAACCAAGGCGGTGTCTCCGGTCGAGCTGGTGCGCGCCTCCCTGGAACGGGCCGAGCGGCTGCAGCCCGTCCTGAACTGTTTCATCACGCTGTGCGCGGAAGAGGCCATGGCCGAAGCCCGGCTTGCCGAAGCCGCGCTGATGCGCGGCGATGCTGCCGGCCTCTTGCATGGCCTGCCCTACACGGTGAAGGACCTGGTCAATACCGCGGGCGTGCGGACCACCTTCGGCGCGTTGCCGTTCAGCGCGAACGTGCCGGCCGAAGACGCCGTGGCTGTCGCGCGGCTGCGCCAGCAAGGCGCCGTCCTGATCGGCAAGACCACGACGCCGGAGTTCGGCTCCAAGTCCATGACGGATTCGCCGCTGTTCGGCCATACCCGCAACGCCTGGAACCTGGAACGCACCTGCGGCGGTTCCAGCGGCGGCGCAGCGGCGGCGACGGCGGCCGGCATCACGGCGCTGGCCGTGGCCAGCGACGGCGGCGGCTCCACCCGCATCCCCGCCGCGTGCAACGGCGTGGTGGGATTCAAGCAAAGCCTGGGCGCGATCCCGCACAGCCAGGCGCAGGACGCCATCGGCAACCAGACCTACGTGACGCCGACCACGCGCACCGTGGCCGATACCCGCTTGATGATGGCGGCCATGGCCGGTCCGCATGACTGCGATCCATGGTCGCTGGGCATACCCAGGGTCGACTACGCCGACGCCGCGGCCGGTCCCGAGACGCTGCGCGGCAAGCGCGTCCGCTATTGCCTCGCCCCGCCCGGCCGCCCCGTGGCCGCCGACGTGCGCGGCGCGTTCGAGGCCGCGCTGGCGCGCCTGGCCGATCTGGGCGCGGAAGTCGAACCGTTCGACGGCGCGGGCTTCGATGTCGAGCCGATCTGGCGCGTCATCAACCACACGGTCTGGCGCACCCGCTTTCTGCCGCTGATAGAACGCGAACCCGACGCCTACAGTCCCACCTTCCGGCGGCAGATCGCCACCGCCGCGGCGTTCAGCGCCCAGCAATACCAGGAAGCCATGTTTGCCCGCACCGCGCTCTACCGCAAGGTGCAGGCCCTGTTCGGCCAGGCCGACCTGCTGGCCATGCCGACCATGTCGCGCACCGCGTTGCCGCTGGGCACGGACATATTCGACACCATGGACATCGACGGCCGCCCGTACGGCGACATCCGCGCCCATTGGTATCCGTGGACCATGCTGTTCAACCTGACCGGCCACCCAGCCATCAGTGTGCCTTGCGGCCTGGGCCAGGATGGCCTGCCGATAGGCTTGCAGCTGGTTGCCCCTTGCCACGCCGACCTGCCGCTGCTGCAGGCGGCCGAAGCCTACGAGCAGGCCCGCGCGCCGCTGCCGCGGCCGCCCGCCATCGCGTAG
- a CDS encoding Bug family tripartite tricarboxylate transporter substrate binding protein translates to MPARPRLLAFILAAATAAGLQPSAMAQEPASGDKLVRLVVGYAAGGAADAVARAYAEQLQAAGYANVIVENRPGASGRLGFDVVKRAKADGLTLYLGSSPMFVIFPLTYKKLGYDPDHDLRPVALVADVPTGAVTGAAQPYGNMAEYVQWAKQARAKATLGLATQGSPGQLGTIEMGGQNGLEVVPVLYRGAAPMLVDVAGGEVSMGWDAVASMLPLYNAGKVKFLGVAGSRRLPTLPNVPTLLEQGYPQYQHAASWYGVYAPAATPDATIAQLEQAFVAAGKRPALVEKLQTAGFLVEPQDAQAAKRRIGVERAHWAPIVKAAGISFDE, encoded by the coding sequence TTGCCAGCCCGACCCCGCCTTCTTGCCTTTATCCTTGCCGCCGCGACCGCGGCGGGCCTGCAACCCAGCGCGATGGCCCAGGAGCCAGCCAGCGGCGACAAGCTCGTGCGCCTGGTGGTCGGCTACGCCGCGGGCGGCGCCGCCGACGCGGTGGCTCGCGCCTATGCCGAACAATTGCAGGCGGCGGGCTACGCCAACGTCATCGTCGAAAACCGCCCCGGCGCATCGGGACGCCTGGGTTTCGACGTGGTGAAACGCGCCAAGGCGGACGGGCTCACCCTGTACCTGGGTTCGTCGCCGATGTTCGTGATCTTTCCGCTGACCTACAAGAAGCTGGGATACGACCCGGACCATGACCTGCGCCCCGTCGCCCTGGTGGCCGACGTGCCCACCGGCGCCGTCACGGGCGCCGCCCAACCCTACGGGAACATGGCCGAATACGTGCAATGGGCCAAACAGGCGCGCGCCAAGGCGACCCTGGGCCTGGCGACGCAAGGCAGCCCCGGCCAGTTGGGAACGATAGAAATGGGCGGCCAGAACGGCCTGGAGGTCGTGCCCGTGCTCTACCGCGGCGCGGCGCCGATGCTGGTGGACGTGGCGGGCGGCGAAGTGTCGATGGGCTGGGACGCCGTCGCCAGCATGCTGCCGCTGTACAACGCCGGCAAGGTGAAATTCCTGGGCGTGGCAGGCAGCCGCCGCCTGCCCACGCTACCCAATGTGCCGACGCTGCTGGAACAGGGCTACCCGCAGTACCAGCATGCCGCCAGCTGGTATGGCGTGTACGCGCCCGCGGCCACGCCGGACGCCACGATCGCCCAGCTGGAACAGGCTTTTGTCGCCGCCGGCAAGCGGCCAGCGCTGGTGGAAAAACTGCAGACCGCGGGCTTCCTGGTCGAACCCCAGGACGCGCAGGCCGCCAAGCGCCGCATCGGCGTCGAACGCGCGCACTGGGCCCCCATCGTCAAGGCCGCCGGCATTTCCTTCGACGAATAA
- a CDS encoding LysR family transcriptional regulator, translating to MVKPQPIESLASRLKLRHLQIALALRDAPSAKEVAAAANVSESAVSKTLAELESQLGFKLFERIGNAKRPTKMGRQILPMMEAVVAQSRGLAQAVTDVRSGRLGDLRIGVATDMGKLTLAPLIHAFNQAQPGVALDVQAGGYRAMADLLLDDKLDALVCYDTPELIAPGLGRLRLVPPQPLVVVANARLSPLAARRRLTLRELHAEPWCKPRPGTMMHDKLTALFLGCDLELPPRGIQVSDLLLTDEFVRTTDYLVMLPLAAALRLTVGAEAVILPVELGVQNPPTVLAWQRAAERQTPLHRFLQFCEAPQDGRPMV from the coding sequence ATGGTCAAGCCGCAGCCCATCGAGTCGCTGGCTTCGCGCCTGAAGCTGCGGCATTTGCAGATTGCGCTGGCGCTGCGCGATGCGCCGTCGGCCAAGGAGGTGGCCGCCGCCGCGAACGTGAGCGAGTCCGCGGTCTCCAAGACCTTGGCCGAGCTGGAATCGCAGCTGGGTTTCAAGTTGTTCGAGCGCATCGGCAATGCCAAGCGTCCGACGAAAATGGGCCGCCAGATCCTGCCCATGATGGAGGCCGTGGTGGCGCAATCCCGCGGACTGGCCCAGGCCGTTACGGATGTGCGCAGCGGCCGTCTGGGCGACTTGCGCATCGGCGTGGCGACCGACATGGGCAAACTGACTCTTGCGCCCTTGATCCATGCCTTCAACCAGGCGCAGCCCGGCGTCGCGCTCGATGTGCAGGCCGGCGGATACCGCGCCATGGCGGACCTGCTGCTGGACGACAAGCTGGACGCGCTGGTGTGTTACGACACGCCCGAGCTGATAGCGCCTGGCCTGGGACGCTTGCGGCTGGTGCCGCCGCAGCCGCTGGTGGTCGTCGCCAACGCCCGGCTGTCGCCGCTGGCCGCCCGCCGCCGCCTTACGCTGCGCGAGTTGCACGCAGAACCCTGGTGCAAGCCGCGTCCGGGCACGATGATGCACGACAAGCTGACCGCGCTGTTCCTGGGATGCGACCTGGAATTGCCGCCGCGCGGCATCCAGGTGAGCGATCTGCTGCTCACCGATGAATTCGTGCGCACCACGGATTACCTGGTCATGCTGCCGCTGGCGGCGGCACTACGTCTGACCGTCGGGGCCGAGGCGGTCATCCTGCCGGTCGAGCTGGGTGTACAGAACCCGCCTACGGTCCTCGCGTGGCAGCGTGCCGCCGAACGGCAGACGCCGCTGCATCGCTTCCTGCAGTTCTGCGAGGCGCCGCAGGACGGGCGCCCGATGGTCTGA
- a CDS encoding IclR family transcriptional regulator: protein MSILDGVQRVLGLYAEGASELSFTEVAARLSMPKSSASRLLNQMQHYGLLDQDAATRRYRAGTMLAQAVRAGMAATPLDDACRAVLARLSDDSGLTAYLSTLNQRETVVLQRLNGSHPVQVLSPPGSRRAASGTAMGRALLSRLSETEFQALYGADADQPLPTEGRDCPATVGELARLVAQTRADHCGVAIDQAMPGIGAVAAAVRDPATGELRGLCLSFVSFQADAARVARLRESVLRQVGALGRELNDPYWLA, encoded by the coding sequence ATGAGTATTCTCGATGGCGTCCAGCGCGTGCTGGGGCTGTACGCGGAAGGTGCGTCGGAGCTGAGCTTCACGGAAGTGGCGGCGCGCCTGTCCATGCCCAAGAGCAGCGCGTCGCGCCTGCTCAACCAGATGCAGCACTACGGCTTGCTCGACCAGGACGCCGCCACGCGCCGTTACCGCGCGGGGACCATGCTGGCCCAGGCGGTGCGCGCGGGCATGGCGGCCACGCCGCTGGACGACGCCTGCCGCGCGGTGCTGGCCCGGCTGTCCGACGACAGCGGCCTGACCGCCTATCTCTCCACCCTGAATCAGCGCGAAACCGTGGTGCTGCAGCGCCTGAACGGTTCGCACCCGGTGCAGGTGCTGTCGCCGCCCGGTTCGCGCCGCGCCGCCTCGGGCACGGCCATGGGCCGGGCGCTGCTGTCGCGCCTGAGCGAAACCGAGTTCCAGGCGCTCTACGGCGCCGACGCCGACCAGCCGCTGCCCACCGAAGGCCGCGACTGTCCCGCCACGGTCGGCGAACTGGCCCGCCTGGTCGCGCAGACCCGCGCCGACCATTGCGGCGTGGCCATCGACCAGGCCATGCCGGGCATAGGCGCGGTGGCAGCCGCCGTGCGCGATCCCGCCACCGGCGAACTGCGCGGCCTGTGCCTGTCCTTCGTTTCCTTCCAGGCCGATGCCGCCCGCGTCGCGCGCTTGCGCGAGTCGGTGCTGCGGCAGGTGGGGGCGCTGGGCCGCGAACTGAACGATCCCTATTGGCTGGCCTGA
- the pepE gene encoding dipeptidase PepE: MNLLLLSNSSSDAGYLVHALPDIRELIASLPQGAPAVFVPYAGVTRDWDDYTALVASALADTGLAIQGLHRAEDPVAALEGAAIIIVGGGNTFNLLGQLRRLGLLDVVARRVREGAAYLGWSAGSNLSCPSICTTNDMPITDPQGFDALDLLSFQINPHYTNAHPPGHRGETRAQRLAEFCALNPRMPVLGLPEGSALRVRGNRIDLVGPHDAPLFLGNEEPRVFRPGPVEIPA; the protein is encoded by the coding sequence ATGAACCTACTGCTCCTCAGCAATTCCAGCAGCGACGCCGGCTATCTGGTCCACGCGCTGCCCGACATCCGCGAACTGATCGCGTCGCTGCCGCAAGGCGCGCCGGCCGTCTTCGTGCCGTACGCCGGCGTCACGCGCGACTGGGACGACTACACCGCGCTGGTGGCATCGGCGCTGGCGGATACCGGCCTGGCCATCCAGGGGCTGCATCGCGCCGAGGATCCGGTGGCCGCGCTGGAAGGCGCCGCCATCATCATCGTGGGCGGCGGCAACACCTTCAATCTGCTGGGCCAGCTACGCCGACTAGGCCTGCTGGACGTCGTGGCGCGCCGCGTGCGCGAGGGCGCGGCCTACCTGGGCTGGAGCGCCGGCTCCAACCTGAGCTGCCCCAGCATCTGCACCACCAACGACATGCCCATCACGGACCCGCAAGGCTTCGACGCCCTGGACCTGCTGTCGTTCCAGATCAATCCGCACTACACCAATGCCCATCCTCCCGGACATCGCGGCGAAACCCGCGCCCAGCGCCTGGCCGAGTTCTGCGCGCTGAATCCGCGGATGCCCGTGCTGGGCCTGCCGGAAGGCTCCGCGCTGCGCGTGCGCGGCAACCGGATCGACCTGGTCGGCCCGCACGATGCGCCGCTGTTCCTCGGCAACGAAGAGCCGCGCGTGTTCCGTCCGGGCCCCGTGGAGATCCCGGCATGA
- a CDS encoding DUF1177 domain-containing protein encodes MKHVIDAIELLSSAHITGEAVAEQLRAAGNCEVEVTRLERDGAATEFLSIVIPGLDETAPQLGIVGRLGGIGARPAVTGLVSDSDGAVVAIAAAFKLMAMARQGDVMPGTVRIRTHICPRAGTRPHHPVPMMRSPFPMREMMSHEVDPRMDAILSVDTTRGNRLVNKRGVALTPVARQGYLLRIPETMLDVMGWVSGELPLTLPLTTQDITPYENGLQHVNSLMQPTIVTGAPVVGVALTAQTTVPGCATGVTNAVDADVAMRFCIEIAKLYGQGAMSFVDDKEWAALQSRYGSMAHLQTVGRESAGEA; translated from the coding sequence ATGAAGCATGTGATCGACGCCATCGAACTGCTGTCCTCCGCCCACATCACGGGCGAGGCCGTGGCCGAGCAACTGCGCGCGGCGGGCAACTGCGAAGTCGAAGTGACCCGGCTGGAGCGCGACGGCGCGGCCACCGAATTCCTGTCCATCGTCATTCCGGGCCTCGACGAAACCGCGCCGCAACTCGGCATCGTCGGCCGCCTTGGCGGCATCGGCGCGCGTCCGGCGGTCACCGGCCTGGTGTCCGACAGCGACGGCGCGGTGGTCGCGATTGCCGCGGCGTTCAAGCTGATGGCCATGGCGCGCCAAGGCGACGTCATGCCGGGCACGGTGCGCATCCGCACCCACATCTGTCCGCGCGCCGGCACGCGGCCGCATCATCCGGTGCCGATGATGCGTTCGCCGTTCCCGATGCGCGAGATGATGTCGCATGAGGTCGACCCGCGCATGGACGCGATCCTGTCCGTCGACACCACGCGCGGCAACCGCCTGGTCAACAAGCGCGGCGTGGCGCTGACGCCGGTCGCGCGCCAGGGCTATCTGCTGCGCATCCCCGAGACCATGCTGGACGTCATGGGCTGGGTCAGCGGCGAGCTGCCGCTGACCTTGCCGCTGACCACGCAGGACATCACGCCCTACGAAAACGGCCTGCAGCACGTGAACTCGCTGATGCAGCCCACGATCGTCACCGGCGCGCCGGTGGTGGGCGTGGCGCTGACCGCGCAAACCACCGTGCCGGGCTGCGCCACGGGCGTGACCAACGCCGTGGACGCCGACGTCGCCATGCGTTTCTGCATCGAGATCGCCAAGCTCTACGGGCAAGGCGCGATGAGCTTCGTCGACGACAAGGAATGGGCCGCCTTGCAGAGCCGCTACGGTTCGATGGCGCATCTGCAGACCGTGGGCCGCGAAAGCGCGGGCGAGGCATGA
- a CDS encoding AroM family protein: protein MSAQPRRVAFFTIGQSPRSDVVPEMAPLLGAQVRIDEFGALDGLDAAGLAALAPKPGEYRFATRLRDGSQIELDAAAAEARLAEVMRQADAAGYDVLVPLCTGTAIAPMRTLVVEPQQVVDHLVAGLAEHCRKVGLVVPLEAQVDAFHMVVPLSCETVVVHASPYEADAAQAALNFERAGRELASCDLIVMHCMGYAERMRQAVAQASGRPVLLSNRMVAQTLAQVLE from the coding sequence ATGAGCGCGCAGCCGCGCCGCGTGGCGTTCTTCACCATCGGCCAGTCGCCGCGCAGCGATGTGGTGCCCGAGATGGCGCCGCTCTTGGGCGCGCAGGTGCGCATCGACGAATTCGGCGCGCTCGACGGACTGGATGCCGCCGGCCTGGCCGCGCTCGCGCCCAAGCCGGGCGAATACCGCTTTGCCACCCGCCTGCGAGACGGCTCGCAGATCGAACTGGACGCGGCCGCCGCCGAGGCGCGGCTGGCCGAAGTCATGCGCCAGGCCGACGCCGCGGGCTACGACGTGCTGGTGCCGCTGTGCACCGGCACCGCGATCGCGCCGATGCGCACGCTGGTGGTGGAGCCGCAACAGGTGGTGGACCACCTGGTCGCCGGCCTGGCCGAGCATTGCCGCAAGGTGGGCCTGGTGGTGCCGCTGGAGGCGCAGGTCGACGCCTTCCACATGGTCGTGCCGCTGTCCTGCGAGACCGTGGTCGTGCATGCCTCCCCCTACGAAGCCGACGCGGCCCAGGCCGCGCTCAACTTCGAGCGGGCGGGCCGCGAACTCGCGTCCTGCGACCTGATCGTCATGCATTGCATGGGCTACGCCGAGCGCATGCGCCAGGCCGTGGCGCAGGCCTCCGGCCGGCCGGTGCTGCTGTCCAACCGCATGGTGGCGCAGACGCTGGCGCAAGTATTGGAATAA
- a CDS encoding Bug family tripartite tricarboxylate transporter substrate binding protein, protein MFSRNLHRAAGALFAVTALTAAPAFAADAWKPVKPVRLLVGFAPGGSADTLARLLAEPLSQRLGQPVVVENLAGAGGNIMAYRLAQSPADGYTIGIAAAGSMAITHVLNPKGTNYKPSDFTPITLAAVQPNVVIVNKDVPANNLAELKEYFQKTPTATYGTAGVGISNHLIAETMLYKLGVKVPHAAYRGAAPVITDLLGGHIAMTMDNISTAAPLASQGKVKAIAVASIKRAPQLPNVPTLDEQGLKGFDMPTWQGVFAPAGLPADVLAAYYAAMQDVLKQPALVEKMAGLGSEPVTGMTPEQFSQFLEKDRQQWADIVKAANISLEQ, encoded by the coding sequence ATGTTCAGCCGTAATCTGCATCGCGCCGCTGGCGCACTGTTCGCCGTCACAGCCCTGACGGCCGCGCCGGCCTTCGCCGCCGACGCCTGGAAGCCCGTCAAGCCGGTGCGCCTGCTGGTGGGCTTTGCGCCCGGCGGCTCCGCCGACACCTTGGCGCGCCTGTTGGCCGAGCCCCTGTCGCAGCGCCTGGGCCAACCCGTCGTGGTCGAAAACCTGGCTGGCGCCGGCGGCAATATCATGGCCTACCGCCTGGCCCAGTCGCCGGCCGACGGCTACACCATCGGCATCGCCGCCGCCGGGTCCATGGCCATCACCCATGTCCTGAACCCCAAGGGCACGAACTACAAGCCGTCGGACTTCACGCCCATCACGCTGGCCGCGGTGCAGCCCAACGTGGTCATCGTCAACAAGGATGTGCCGGCCAACAACCTGGCCGAACTCAAGGAATATTTCCAGAAGACGCCGACCGCCACCTACGGCACCGCCGGCGTGGGCATTTCCAACCACCTGATCGCCGAGACCATGCTGTACAAGCTGGGCGTGAAGGTGCCGCATGCCGCCTACCGCGGCGCCGCGCCCGTCATCACCGACCTGCTGGGCGGCCACATCGCCATGACGATGGACAACATCTCCACCGCCGCGCCGCTGGCTTCGCAGGGCAAGGTCAAGGCCATCGCGGTGGCCTCGATCAAGCGCGCGCCGCAACTGCCCAACGTGCCGACGCTGGACGAGCAGGGCCTGAAGGGCTTCGACATGCCGACCTGGCAAGGCGTGTTCGCGCCCGCCGGCCTGCCGGCCGACGTGCTGGCCGCCTACTACGCGGCCATGCAGGACGTGCTGAAGCAGCCCGCGCTGGTCGAGAAGATGGCCGGCCTGGGTTCTGAGCCGGTCACCGGCATGACGCCCGAGCAGTTCAGCCAGTTCCTGGAGAAGGACCGCCAGCAATGGGCCGACATCGTCAAGGCGGCCAACATCAGCCTGGAGCAGTAA